The Oryza sativa Japonica Group chromosome 11, ASM3414082v1 DNA window ATCCTAATAACTTTTCTTAAAGCAAACATTATATTTTTCTGGTGAGAATAATATTACTGCATTGATAAAAGGTAGACAAAGAAAACATCTCATTGAAGTAATTTCGAACATGCCAACGAGAAATGAATATGGAATACATTATTTTATAAACCTGATCAAACTTGAATAAATTTGATTTCTGACAAAACCAAAACAtcttaaattctgaaatatggAGCAAGTAAGAGTGTATTTGTGGGGCTAAAATTAGCTATTATGATCCAGCCTTTTCTGGAACGTGTCAAAATGCATAAATATCATACACAGAAAGTACTATATATTATGAACATAAAatcctcagaaaaaaaaactatgtacTTGTAGTGTACTACTGATCACTAAATTATACTATCGTACATTGGAGTATATACACACAATTAATACAGTAACTGAATGAAAGGAAAACAATCTAACTACTTTAAAAGCCTTTGGTGGGGAATATGCCACCCACTATTGCTCTTGCagtttttataatttgtcttctttttattttcgaATATTATGGAATTAATAGTCCAACATTTTATTTAAACAAGTGGTAACAGATCTTAAAATAAGCAAACAATTAAGTAcatatttgataaaaaatattttgttatgatatattataatattttttttcttttgcccaTTGCAAACTGGAACCGAGCTTCTTCTAGCATGTTCTCAACTTATGCGCAGGCGCTGTTGCTAGcctaggccctgtttggatagaactaaaactttttaatccttatcacattggatgtttggacactaattataaatattaaacgtagattattgataaaacccattctataaccctggactaattcgcgagacgaatctattgagactaattaatccatgattagcctacgtgatgctacagtaaacatacgctaattatggattaattaggcttaaaaaaatttatcacgtgaattagctcttatttatgtaattagttttataagtagtctttGTTTAATATTCCAAATTCATCCGATATGACagggattaaagtttagcccctGGATCGTCCAAACACCCCCCCAAATAAGAAATTATCGTCTTCTGCAAACAAATGTACGTACCACACCATCAAGGCTTCAATGTTGCTTCTAGCAAATGTGCTTAAAAGTTTAAATCACAGTTTGAATGCTGAAATCTAGAGAAACTTAATGAGACAGAGGTGCAAAGAATAACTGTGTGCCTACCTAGTGAGCAATCTTATCCCCACGTACACGATATTGCAATAGGCAAACACGTTCTTTTCGGTACTTGTATTGACATTGAACTCGGGTGGATTGGTTCCATCACAAGAAATCTAACCAGTTAATAAGCTCCTTACCTTTGCACGACTTATTAGCCATGGAACAAGTGGGATGTACTTGTTACCCCCGTTTTAATCACGGTAAGATGCCTATTCTGTTGATCGTTTTCGTTCCCGAAAGTTAATTGCAACATAAGTATAGAGCACAAGTCTTCAAGAGTCATTTTCAAAAGGAAAACATGTGTAAAATTCACTATAGTTTTGAAGATGCGTACACTGATAAAAGACCCAAACGAAATGGGAAGAAAATACAACTGTTACACGTACGTGAAACATCTAAGTAGCCGGCCGATTGATTAATCCGGCCCAAATTGACACAAAGAATGAACAATTAAACGGGCTTCCAAAACAGAATTGGTTGGCCCCAATGAACGCGATTCATcgcgtcggcgccgtcgtcgccgctgcacTTGTATTAACTACTTGCCTTTTGCCGGTGGACTTGAACTCGAGTAATTAGTCGCCTTCGCTGACGCAGTGGAATTACTCGTCGTCGCTGACGCAGTTGAGTAGCTAGTCGCCGTCGGCGCTTCTGCAGTTGAATTGCTTTCCTTTTTATTAGCCGATGCAGTTGAGTTACTACTCGCCGTCGGTGCTTCCGCGGTTGAGTTGCTCGACGTTGAAGCTGAGCTAGATGACGTTGATGTCCCGCTATTTGATGTTACACCAACAATTAGAATATATTAATTTGTACTAGCATAATTAATTGATTACACCTTCCATTTCATATAAAATGTAactttgttttgattttttttgtcaaacttatttatatttgatcaattttttttcaaaaaatttagcagcatttttaaaaaatagtttaacTAAATGTAaagttgaatatatttttataatatgtttgttcttttcttaaaaaattgtGTTGATATGTTTTCCAAtaaaatttggttaaacttgaaaaaaatgCAAAAGAAATCAAAGCGATTCATAATATGAAAAAGAGAgagtgttaattaattaatcgatgtaaaaacaaaagtagtaattaattactctGGTGGGATGAGCCAGGAGTCGCCGTAGATGTAGTGCGTGCCGATGAAGGGCTTGGCCTGCTCCTCGGTGAGGTCGAGCGCCCAACCCACCCTCTTCTTGGCGTCGGAGCCGGGGCCGGTGCACTTGAACTCGCCGTAGTAGATCCCGCTGCTCTCCGGCTTGGCGATGTTCCAGCCGTCCCAACCCACGGGCACCACCTCCTTGGACATGTCGGTGTAGGCGTACACCACCCGCGACGATTCCCCCCATGCTCGCCCCAGGTAGATCTGCCCTTCTCCCTTGATGCTGCAGTTCTTGAAGGAGAAGCCGCTCTCGAGGGCGCCCTCGATGGTCTTGCTCCTCTGCTGCGCCGTCAGCACGGACACCTCCTTGGTGACGGAGACGATGGTGCAGCCCTCGTAGTACGATCTCCCGAACCCGAAGATGAAGTCGACGCTGCCCATGATGAGGCAATCCTTGATGTAGTGGAGGCCCTTGTGGTCGTACAGCGTGTCCTGGCCGCCGTCGATGGTGCAGTTGTAGATGGCCGCCTTGGTGCCGAAGAGGCGGAGCGCCACCGCCTGGCCGCCCTCGGCGCCGGGCTTGGCCATCGGCGCGTCGTTCTTGAACACGACGCCATGCGCCACGAAGTAGTCGGACTcgatggcgacggtggtgcTCCCCACGGTGCCGACGGGCTTGCCGTCCTTGCCCCTGGTCGCCGCCGTGTCGCTCCAGGCGATCACCGCCGGGTTCTTGGGGTCGGACTTGAAGGTGATGAAGGGCTTGCTGAGGTTGAGGAAGATCTTCTCCCGGAACTCGGCGCCGGGCTTGAGGTCGAGGATGACGCGCTTCTTGTTCCCCTCGGGGACCTTCTCCAGCGCCGCCGTGATGGTGGTGAAGGTGGTGTCGCCCGGCGTCCCCTTGGGGTCGATCACCCACGTCACCttggcctcctccgccgccgtcaggTTCGCGTCCAGCTTCTTCCCGCCGAGCTCCTCCGCGGTGGCCATGGTGTGCAGCGCCTTCTTCTCCACGTACTCCTCCTGGTTCATCGCCAGCCACTTGGACAACCCTTTGCCGGAGCcggaggtgctggtgatgagcTTGttggctggctgctgctgcccccacgacggcgccggcagcgtcgccgccaccgccgccactagCAGCCCCACCGCGGCCACGGCGACGTTGGGACGATCCATCGTCATCACTTTATTAGTTActagttgctgctgctgctgctgcaactgcagcttcttcttcttcttcttcctcgcttCGATCATGGCGATGCATATATATTATAGGGTGTTCTTGGTAGATTAATTTGGATGCTCCCATGCATGGAAGGAAGATGACCATCCatcttgtttttgtttttgattGGATGGAAGAAGCTTGTGCTTGGATGGCCGCATAGGTAGGACTTGCTAACTAGTGAGAGGTGATCTCTCGACCTTAAtttgctgaaatttatttatatttattttttaaaagattgtCTGGGAGGAGTgtaaatctttttttaaaaaataaattaataaaattcTAATTTGCTTCGGTGATAGGCTTAATTAATTATCTGGGCTCGATTCTAAGGCCTTTTGTGCAGAGTTTAGTAGGCCGTATTTGGGTCGCAGTTTGATGGGCCGAATGAATTTAAGTCGCTGGAACTATGGTCCATCCTTTCAGGAACGTGTAGAAAAGCATAAATATCATACACAGAACAAAAACGACTCCCCCTGTCGTTCTAAAATAAGTATTTCTAGATTGTTGAACAAAGATTAAAGATGAATAAAAATATTTCTTCCAATCGCGTAACTggtagaaattcagaattttgAATTTCTTATCTTTATGAGCTTCTGATTGTtgaaaaatgcttatatttctATGCATTAGAATCATTACACgcctaaaaatgtttatatttatatccatacctaattaaaaatatGTAAGGCTTCTGTAGCTCTTTTTTCTGTCCGTCGTCGTCTCTCAGTCAGTTCGTTAGAGCTCGGCCTAGCCATCACTCGTCTCGGCCTGCTTCGCAGTGCGTGCCTTCAAATGATGCCCCGCTCTTCTCTCCTGGTGGAACACTAGCGCCGTCGTCACGTCGGTCTGCCCTCTATGTGCTTTTAAAAATCGATTCCCCACTCCTCCCTCATCATTTTCCTCAtgatttttccttttaatttgGCTTTAATTCGTCAGCCTTAATCTCTATTTAACGGTCGCCAACAATGACCAACCAATAGCTTACCTGATCCTTTTTATCCTAGAGTTTTGCGAAATTGAATGCAGATTCACTCCGGTTTGGGGGGACTGAAAGAGGAGAACCCTCAACCAATTTCGAGATATGAGGAAGATTCGATTATATTTGATGGGGAGGATAGGAGCACAGGACTATCCTTTGGAGATTGAAGACGCTAATGTAGCGCGTGGTTCTGGCCTGGCAACGAGAGAAGGGAGCATGTGCTAGCTAGGCCTACGAATTCACTTGTCGATTGGGCCGAAGGGAGGCAGGACGAGCGAATGGAGATAAGAGGCATGTGTTCTGGGACTAATCCCTTCttcctataaagttatcccccactaagtGCAATTAATCTCCTAAATCTCAAACCTCAGTGTTCCACGTCATCATTAATTGGCAGCCGTTGGATCGGATGATTACATCGCATCTCAGTCGTTTTCATGAAAAGGCTGACTTCGCAGACGTGAGGAAGCGAGGGACTTCACAGGCGTGAGGCAGCGAAGGAGACCCATATCAGTGTATCGCAGCCCGCGGCCCAATGAGTGATTTAGGGTTCGATGTGTCTCTCTCATCCTCCCGAGCCCGACTTCCTGAatcggagcggcgacggcgtagTGCGGCGAACCGCCTGGTGCGGCGCGCACGGTCGCGCGCAGGAGTTGGTAGGGACAGTGCACGGCGAGGTGTGGTGCGGCATCCGTTCGCCTGGGTCGCGGGAGAAACATCGGGAGCGATCCATGCAGCGATGCGCCAATGGGGAGAGTGGTGCGGCATTCGTTCGCCTCAGTCGCGGGAGAAACGACTGGAGCGATCCATGTAGCGATGCGCCGATGGGGAGAAACGTCGGGAGCCCTGACGCCATCCATGGTGAAATCAAATGGCCCCTCCCTCATCCTCAACCACCAGCAGAGATGGTAATCACTTCTCATTCGCCTCACTTAATCACAAGCATTTACATTAGAAACTGTCAAAATCAGGCGACCGCTGCCCCTGAACCCCAACAGACACTGACTCATGAGAATATGAAGCAGCGCCGCCGACGGATCATCTTCCTCCAGCAGGGGCTCAGCCGTTTCTTTCTCTTTGTTAATACGAGTGCACCTGATCCCCTTCCGCCAGTGTGTCGTGCAGCATCTCGCCTTCTTTGCACCTGTTCGGCTACGAGCCTGCGACCTCCATCATCTCTTTTTGAATATTGTCGATTTATTTGAGTAGTTTTTTTTGCCTGAGTCTTCAATCCTGTTGATTCAGCTATTGTGGCCATATGcccatttatatttttgttcacACAGTTCACACCATTGGCATATCTATGAAAAGCGAGATTTCATATTGTCAATGGATTTCATGATTTCATCGGCATGATTATCCGCTAATGCAATTCATCAGTTGCAGTTCTTAACATACAGATGTGTTGTGCTTTCCTGATTTCTGGATCACCTCGCCACTGTTATTTTCATTGATTTGCCATGTCATCGTTGATCCAATCGTTGTCCCAGGTAACTCCTTCCTTTATCTTATATACTACTAcaatatcaactgaatttattttgtgttttttttaaagaatacagGAGCTTGGTTTTTCTATCGCCTTATGTGTGTGCTCTAATGTctatacttgattttttttctcgccaCTGAAGATAGCAAATATATTGGTCTTTTTCCCTCTTTGAATTGACATTGTATTTTTTAGCAGTATAAGATCTATTGCAAACTATGGTAAAATCACTCCCTTACCTTTCTGTTTCTTCGCACACATTACAAGAAACGGTCGGTTTGGTGTTCAATGTTCAATtcactaatttattttctagaatAGTTTAGTCTTCTGCTCTGCCGTGTGTGGCTTTCAAAAAAATCCGGGCCGTATGGCCTCCTCTCTAAAAAAAGTAGTTTAGTCTTCTTTAATTATTCAATAAGTTACTCATTCTTTTACGAGGAAATTTTACTAGCAGTAAAGCCTCTCCGTTACAATAGGTATATCAACCGTATTCACAACAAGCACTCTTTGAGGTTGAACAAATCTGTTCCGAGATATATTAATGAAATTATGTGTGAGCAATAGTAAAATTTCTAAATGCACTATATAATTTTCTCATCGTGTTTGTCACTTACAGGTTGCTTGACAGACAATTTTGTTTACTTTAGCAGTCTTGGCACAGACCATTTGTCATTTTTCATTAACCAGTCTTTCCTTTTGATATCAATGCAATCATCGTAAGAGTTTAACATGATTTTCGTTGAACATATATGTACTATTCTACAGGAAAAGTAAGTCAATAGTTCCATATGATATGTATGTAGATTAGCATCTGTTGAGTTAGGTAAAAGTGATGCATGACAAGATTTGCATGTACTGCCTAAATATTTTTCTGATACTTCATCGTAATGTTATCGTTTGATCACTAAGCTTGATAGGTCAAGCTTTCAGTATTATTATTTGCTTTAGAGGTGATATACTATAACTGTACCACTATTATTCTTTCTgtaaccatttttttaaaattcccgcagcaatgcgcggggtatcacctagttaaaaagaaatgaatgaacagactttcggcccaaaaccAAGCAATGCTTATAATTAAGTTTTTTCAATTATAGTGTGTAGTGATCGTaatgtttcaatttttttcttagcTCCTAACAGTTATTGTACCATTGAAAAAAATGTCTTTACATGTTGTGACGCACCGATATTCTTTTAGTTAATTATGGTATAAATCTTAAGtcataaaaaatacatatatattaagaGACGGAAGAGTGAGCAGTACATATATCCTAGTAAAGTATATATGCATAGTGCAGTGCCAGTGGTACGCAGCTCCTCCTAATAAACTgtgggaaagaaagaaagaaagaaagaaagaaagaaagaaaaataacagTGTAGCAGTGTGGCGCCATCAGTGCCAGCTGCTTAGGTAAACGGTCAGACTTTTGTACGCAAGTTACGACCACGACACAACCATGAGTATCGACCAGTCAGTCAGTCGATCGCCGCCCTGGCCCTGGCCCAACGTcgccgctcgccgaccgccacgTAATACCATGCTacttttcccctctttttcaTCATCATCCATAATAAATTCCTCTCGTACTAAAATCTATATACCTGCACGTGCATATCTAAAATTATTATACTTCctctccctccgtattttaattttaatgtataacgccgttgactttttaaccaacgtttgaccactcgtcttatttaaaatttttatgcaaatataaaaatacttatgtaagAACATTTGTTGATAAATCaagttacaataaaataaattatatttacataaattttttgaataagacgaaaggtcaaacgtttatcaaaaagtcaacggtatcatatattaaaatacggagggagtagtatttaacATCGTTGACtgtttagcacatatttaaccgttcgtcttattcaatttttttaaatatgtaaaactatatgtatacattaaAGTATaattaacaatgaatcaaatgataggaaaaaattaataattatttatttatttttaataagacgaacggtcaaacatatttaaaaaaaatcaatggcatcaaatatttagaaacggagggagtatattttaagacggatgtAGTAATATTGCTCTCTATGTTCACAAGTAATTAACACATTTGATTCCGGATTGCTTGCCAAAGTTTAATGTTGCGGAAAAACTACTTTGATGTTTAAGAGCTCGCTTGATTGAAAATTATCTAAGTTTAGCGATGCAACAACCAAGATAGATTAGAAAAATGTAGCACTCAAAATTTCCTTACATTTTAGGGTGAATAGAGAAgtccaaaattttttatatttatgaaaAGGGAAGTATTacaatttttcatatttacgGAGTAGTAAGTTCTATTGTTGGCTTGTGACGTAATGACCGATTAATTAACTAAACGTGCGTGCGTGCACAACGTCGACTCCGACTAGCTAGTCCCCAGAGTAATCATTAGTTTTATTATCACTGTTGTGAACAACTGAATGCGGTCATTATCGGATGGAGATGCTATTATATAGAAATTTGTTGTTTCTGCAACTActatatgtacacatatatatattaattcgATACTATTATAGCATTATTTGGTGAGATTTAAATGCATATATCATGCATCGTGTTATATACTATTTGATACTATATATTGTAGGCTTATAGCAATAGCACTATCCAAAATCCAAGTAGCCGGCCGTAGCAACCGTTCAGATGGAACAACGCACACTGTTGGTGTAGTGTACACTAACCTATAACGCAGCTAATCACGCATTAACAGACGGCGGACAGTTATCTAACGGCCGGTGACGGTAGCTGAAGCTGACGTGGACGGCAGagcgggtggggcccacatccCCCGTGATAGGCGCGTGACTACCGGTGACGTGGCTAGCTGACGTGTCGCCGACCAGAGGACCACGACGACTCGATCCGATCGGTCAATCGCCAGCTTCGCTTGCTTGATCAACTTCTCGATCGGCTTTGGATCGAATTTCGGGCACGTGCGAGATAGCTACTTAACAACGAGACGGTGGGGCCCACCGCCTGGCTCGATCTCtcgcacgccggcggcggcggccgccggtgcATGAACTGCAGCCGTGGGTTTATTTCACACCATTTGCTAGCTAGCTGTCACTGCACCAACTTGGAGGCTAGTATTAAATATTCACACACTACTTTCCAAATGAGAATAATGATCActaccaaatatatatatatatatatatgctctctCCATTTTATATCGTAAGCTGCTTGCGAATGATGGTCATATCCCCGTTAGCCAAATATTCTATTCagctcaaaatataagtatttttataatattgtcaagtcaaatatttttaactttgacaagaaatagtataaaaataaaaaaaatcaatcatataaaattgatgttactagatttattattaaacaactatcataatatatgactattttcatttaaaacatcttatttttatagatattctTAGTCAAAGGAATATTGtctcaaaataaaatattgtgCTTTATATAAAATGGTTGTCTTCTTCTCAATAAATGCACTGatcttctgaaaaaaaaaattcttagatAATTAATGTTCCCTAGTCAAAGCCCGAGCTCCAATAGCAGGGAGCAGTGAAGCCTACTCCTATTAAGTTCTTAACTGGATTATTTACTGCAATATGCATAAAGTGCATTGTTTCTTTCTCTAAAGCTCGCGAGGGTTTCTATCCTTAATGGGTTTTCAAGGTGTGAATCCCCTTATAGCCCGAGGGGCACCACATTGGGCAGTCGCTTACAAGTGGGCTTCATGTACACATGAGTTAGGAAAGGCTAGTCCCATCGCTCGATGATGGGTGGCCAACTACAAGCTAGCCCATTGCACCTGGTCTCGATGCGTGGCCTAGGAGTTGGTGACGAAACCAAGGGTGGCGCTA harbors:
- the LOC4351130 gene encoding putative pectinesterase 63 translates to MIEARKKKKKKLQLQQQQQQLVTNKVMTMDRPNVAVAAVGLLVAAVAATLPAPSWGQQQPANKLITSTSGSGKGLSKWLAMNQEEYVEKKALHTMATAEELGGKKLDANLTAAEEAKVTWVIDPKGTPGDTTFTTITAALEKVPEGNKKRVILDLKPGAEFREKIFLNLSKPFITFKSDPKNPAVIAWSDTAATRGKDGKPVGTVGSTTVAIESDYFVAHGVVFKNDAPMAKPGAEGGQAVALRLFGTKAAIYNCTIDGGQDTLYDHKGLHYIKDCLIMGSVDFIFGFGRSYYEGCTIVSVTKEVSVLTAQQRSKTIEGALESGFSFKNCSIKGEGQIYLGRAWGESSRVVYAYTDMSKEVVPVGWDGWNIAKPESSGIYYGEFKCTGPGSDAKKRVGWALDLTEEQAKPFIGTHYIYGDSWLIPPDGTSTSSSSASTSSNSTAEAPTASSNSTASANKKESNSTAEAPTATSYSTASATTSNSTASAKATNYSSSSPPAKGK